One Mya arenaria isolate MELC-2E11 chromosome 5, ASM2691426v1 genomic window carries:
- the LOC128236009 gene encoding uncharacterized protein LOC128236009, with product MQFRMISDYSIYAFSILTFIILKASYSSSQPTQAEAEYPISPDLDDRINKIKSLYSFLDDEEESIPEKRRSLFRFGKRRSLFRFGKRGTILRFGKRPAYDAYLEDEYLPYAAPDVYYPNQPNNLDIADKRSSLFRFGKKSVDNDLKDYVRSEKKKTGAHVPWRFGREEDYYYSKD from the exons GATGATTTCAGACTACTCTATCTACGCCTTTTCAATACTCACGTTTATCATTCTCAAGGCCTCCTACTCAAGCTCACAGCCCACACAAGCTG aGGCCGAGTATCCGATATCGCCAGATCTAGATGACagaatcaacaaaataaaatcgCTGTACTCATTCCTCGACGACGAAGAAGAGTCCATCCCCGAAAAAAGGAGGTCCCTTTTCAGATTCGGTAAACGACGTTCCCTCTTTCGCTTTGGGAAGCGAGGAACCATTCTGCGATTTGGAAAACGACCGGCCTATGACGCCTACCTTGAGGATGAATATTTGCCCTACGCTGCTCCTGATGTGTATTATCCAAACCAGCCAAATAACTTAGATATTGCCGACAAACGGAGCTCTTTGTTTCGATTTGGAAAGAAGTCCGTCGACAACGATCTTAAAGACTATGTAAGATCTGAGAAGAAGAAAACTGGGGCACATGTACCTTGGAGATTCGGTCGGGAAGAAGACTACTATTATTCCAAAGATTAA